From the Lolium rigidum isolate FL_2022 chromosome 2, APGP_CSIRO_Lrig_0.1, whole genome shotgun sequence genome, one window contains:
- the LOC124690613 gene encoding protein trichome birefringence-like 19, whose translation MKKVKPNNQIARKAACASGLLLVAVFTAWNYSSLSTERLIDAAPASSAAATARSSGATSKATSGDAASCDVARGEWVPDSAGPYYTNATCPLIDGRQDCMKYGKPGMESILGWRWQPHGCDLPRFDAAAFLRLVRGKSMAFVGDSVARNHMQSLMCLLAKVEYPREVEPKDCVHCTRKYHYRDHDFTVCVFWTPFLVRWNLTRAGGQQFMDPHNVYLDEADPEWSGDVAGYDYVVLNGAKWFTRPAVLYEGGRLLGCANVDGCEAAHNATDVAPDYAVRVSFRTALRALGRFRGRVVVRTVAPPHYENGKWYDGGNCVRTRPVRSDETSLPETEAAFHAAQVEEFRAAAAAEPAARFVLMDVSEMMQMRGDGHPGQYGHWPHEKVGFGIDCVHWCLPGPVDAWNELLLHLLLSD comes from the exons ATGAAGAAGGTGAAGCCTAACAACCAAATCGCCCGGAAGGCAGCTTGCGCCAGCGGGCTGCTCCTAGTCGCCGTCTTCACCGCATGGAACTACTCGTCGCTGAGCACTGAGCGGCTCATCGACGCCGCCCCAGCCTCCTCCGCTGCTGCCACGGCGAGGTCATCCGGCGCGACCAGCAAAGCCACCAGCGGCGACGCGGCGTCGTGCGACGTGGCTCGGGGCGAGTGGGTGCCCGACTCTGCCGGGCCATACTACACGAACGCGACGTGCCCGCTGATCGACGGGCGGCAGGACTGCATGAAGTACGGCAAGCCGGGGATGGAGTCCATCCTCGGGTGGCGGTGGCAGCCCCACGGCTGCGACCTCCCTCGCTtcgacgccgccgccttcctccggctCGTCCGCGGCAAGTCCATGGCCTTCGTCGGGGACTCGGTCGCGCGCAACCACATGCAGTCCCTCATGTGCCTCCTCGCCAAG GTGGAGTACCCGAGGGAGGTGGAGCCGAAAGACTGCGTGCACTGCACGCGCAAGTACCACTACCGTGATCACGACTTCACGGTGTGCGTGTTCTGGACGCCGTTCCTGGTGCGGTGGAACCTGACGCGCGCGGGCGGGCAGCAGTTCATGGACCCGCACAACGTGTACCTGGACGAGGCGGACCCGGAGTGGAGCGGCGACGTCGCCGGCTACGACTACGTGGTGCTCAACGGCGCCAAGTGGTTCACGCGCCCCGCCGTGCTCTACGAGGGCGGCCGCCTCCTCGGCTGCGCCAACGTGGACGGCTGCGAGGCTGCGCACAACGCCACCGACGTGGCCCCGGACTACGCGGTGCGCGTGTCGTTCCGGACCGCGCTCCGTGCGCTGGGGAGGTTCCGCGGCAGGGTGGTGGTCcggacggtggcgccgccgcactACGAAAACGGCAAGTGGTACGACGGCGGGAACTGCGTGCGGACGCGGCCCGTGCGGAGCGACGAGACGAGCCTGCCGGAGACCGAGGCCGCGTTCCACGCCGCGCAGGTGGAGGAGTTccgggccgcggcggcggcagagccGGCGGCGAGGTTCGTGCTGATGGACGTGAGCGAGATGATGCAGATGAGGGGCGACGGACACCCTGGGCAGTACGGGCACTGGCCGCACGAGAAGGTCGGCTTCGGCATCGACTGCGTGCACTGGTGCTTGCCCGGGCCCGTCGACGCATGGAATGAGCTTCTGCTCCATTTGCTTCTGAGTGATTAA